In Coregonus clupeaformis isolate EN_2021a chromosome 7, ASM2061545v1, whole genome shotgun sequence, one genomic interval encodes:
- the mgat3a gene encoding beta-1,4-mannosyl-glycoprotein 4-beta-N-acetylglucosaminyltransferase a encodes MARLCLQGRMKMGRHKLFFCCALVLYILSQLHYYKALHYKPMLRELHVSSVNALSFLWRGTGNPSHNAHPERWPLPGPVPSDTGLWEPGEYREDQGNAKGPWGKEQPDSGNVNRMMATLPDPKGPWGELHKRSFHLRDDPTPFFVHTKSGAYCFREGTEMTSLKDHLGQKVQAAGEGQRKILHAHQEEPKSAQGKSAWGKRLVKCMCRPGWHGPHCGIPTMVQHSNLPTKGRLTSRKVPRRVINAININHEFDLLHARFHELADTVDLFLVCESNFTAYGNSKPLHFLRLLLNGTYDYVYHKILYVFLDHFPKGGQQNGWIADDYLRTFLSRDGMSRVQGARPDDVFLINDADEIPAREGILFLKLYDGWTEPVSIHMRKSLYGFFWRQSGTLDVLSACTVAMLFAVYNGDGISLRRREYFSMPGFRNYQRKSGHILVQWSIGSPVHYAGWHCSWCFRPEGISQKLISAQNGDFPRWGDYVEKRDMNYIKGLIRTGGWFDGSVGEYPPTDPKEPMYAPKYLLKNFQLYRYVLDNPYA; translated from the exons ATGGCTAGACTTTGCCTGCAAGGGAG GATGAAGATGGGAAGGCACAAATTATTTTTCTGCTGCGCGTTGGTTCTGTATATCCTCTCCCAGCTGCACTACTACAAGGCCCTCCACTACAAGCCTATGCTGAGAGAGCTGCATGTCTCCTCTGTCAATGCCCTGAGCTTCCTCTGGAGAGGGACGGGGAACCCTTCACACAATGCTCACCCAGAGAGGTGGCCTCTCCCTGGGCCTGTACCCTCCGACACTGGCCTGTGGGAACCAGGGGAATACCGGGAGGACCAGGGGAATGCAAAG GGCCCGTGGGGCAAGGAGCAGCCTGACTCAGGGAATGTAAACAGAATGATGGCCACTCTCCCAGACCCCAAAGGACCATGGGGGGAACTTCACAAACGGAGCTTCCATCTTCGCGATGACCCCACCCCATTCTTTGTGCACACCAAGTCTGGAGCATATTGCTTCAGAGAGGGGACAGAAATGACTTCTCTCAAAGACCACTTAGGACAAAAGGTCCAGGCAGCCGGAGAGGGCCAGCGTAAGATCCTGCATGCACACCAAGAGGAACCCAAGTCAGCCCAAGGGAAATCAGCCTGGGGAAAGAGGCTGGTGAAGTGTATGTGTCGCCCAGGCTGGCACGGCCCTCACTGTGGCATCCCCACCATGGTGCAACACTCCAACCTGCCCACTAAGGGGCGTCTGACATCCAGAAAGGTTCCTCGGAGGGTCATCAATGCCATAAATATCAACCACGAGTTTGACCTCCTCCACGCCCGCTTTCACGAGTTGGCCGACACAGTGGACCTCTTCCTGGTGTGTGAGTCAAACTTCACGGCCTACGGAAATTCCAAGCCACTGCACTTCCTGCGCCTTCTGCTCAACGGGACCTACGACTATGTGTACCACAAGATCCTCTACGTCTTCCTCGATCACTTCCCTAAAGGCGGCCAGCAGAACGGGTGGATCGCTGACGACTACCTACGAACATTTCTAAGCCGTGACGGGATGTCCAGGGTGCAAGGCGCCAGGCCGGATGATGTCTTCCTCATCAACGACGCAGACGAGATCCCGGCCCGCGAGGGCATCCTTTTCCTCAAACTCTACGACGGCTGGACGGAACCTGTGTCCATCCACATGAGAAAGTCCCTGTATGGTTTCTTCTGGAGGCAGTCCGGGACGCTGGACGTCCTCTCCGCCTGCACCGTCGCCATGCTCTTCGCTGTCTACAATGGAGACGGGATATCGCTGAGGCGTAGGGAATACTTCTCCATGCCAGGTTTCCGGAACTACCAGAGGAAGAGTGGACACATCCTGGTGCAGTGGTCCATTGGGAGTCCCGTCCACTACGCAGGCTGGCACTGTTCCTGGTGCTTCAGACCAGAGGGAATCTCCCAAAAGCTCATCTCTGCCCAGAATGGAGACTTCCCCCGCTGGGGAGACTATGTGGAAAAACGAGACATGAACTACATCAAGGGCTTGATCCGGACTGGGGGATGGTTCGATGGCTCGGTGGGGGAGTACCCACCCACAGACCCTAAAGAGCCTATGTACGCACCCAAATATCTATTAAAGAACTTTCAGCTGTATCGCTACGTACTTGATAACCCATATGCCTGA